The sequence AAGCTGGTGGCGCTGGACACGCCGCTGAAACTGAAAGCGAGCGTGCCGGCCGAAAACGTGATCGAAGCGCAATTCGTGCACGCGCCGCCGGACTGGGAGCGCACGCTGCAAGCGCTGCCCAAGGTCAACTCGGTGCAGGCGGAGGGCGCGGGCATGTACCGCATCCTCTCGGCGGGCGCAGCCGCGGTCACCGCGCTGGTGGAATGCGCGCTGTCGGCTGGGGTCGAGA is a genomic window of Terriglobia bacterium containing:
- a CDS encoding DUF4162 domain-containing protein; translated protein: KLVALDTPLKLKASVPAENVIEAQFVHAPPDWERTLQALPKVNSVQAEGAGMYRILSAGAAAVTALVECALSAGVEIKSLAVQSTTLDDVFVHYTGRQLRDEQVKAYAFVMPARPGERA